From one Jilunia laotingensis genomic stretch:
- a CDS encoding DUF4134 domain-containing protein yields the protein MKKFFSKIAQRAFALAISIMVVTNTFAQGAAGIDAASSELATYMDPLGNMMMILGGLVGLVGAVRVYLKWNSGDQDVQKAVMGWMGSCIFLVVSGVVVKAFFGI from the coding sequence ATGAAAAAGTTTTTTTCAAAAATTGCTCAAAGAGCATTCGCTTTAGCCATTAGCATAATGGTAGTAACTAACACTTTTGCACAAGGTGCTGCGGGAATTGATGCAGCTAGTTCTGAACTTGCAACCTACATGGACCCCCTAGGAAACATGATGATGATACTAGGAGGTCTAGTAGGATTAGTTGGAGCAGTGCGAGTTTATTTAAAATGGAACTCTGGTGACCAAGATGTACAAAAGGCTGTTATGGGCTGGATGGGGTCATGTATCTTTCTGGTTGTATCAGGTGTTGTCGTAAAAGCATTCTTCGGAATCTAA
- a CDS encoding TraG/VirB4 family ATPase: MKKKSEFEAPYIGIETIDNTPIFYNRRGDYSVIIKCENPIIQYSADMDAYYDFHHLFTNILKVLGTGYTIQKQDILCKKSFLPPQNRKNDYLSNRYFEHFKGRIYTDISTYLVITGEVERSKFFSFDPRRFDTFIRNITKVLGLFANRGIRAKLLNENEIEIYIKRFLSINFNQQTVSLKNIKAREENLIIGEKNVQCISLVDIDEVNFPSVIKPYKEVNIGLRFPVDLLSFLHDTPGIDTIIYNQVINIPDQRNEANKLEGKKKKHKGMPDPANDLCVEDIERVQSDIAREGQMLVYAHYNIILAGLDDISKAINYVETSLFDCGIIINKQCFNQLELFECALPGNAINLNSYDKFLTTSDAAICLLFKEKLQVTENSPFLTYFTDRQGLPVGIDMSGKEGEKKYTNNSNFFVLGPSGSGKSFYVNSKVRQWVLDNTDIVLVDTGHSYSGMCEYYHGKYITYSESKPISMNPFRITEEEYNVEKKNFLKSLIFLIWKGANGEVKKQEEEIMDITIEKYYSFYFHPFNGYSDAEKEAIRENLLLEFQVNEEEFENEREKEERKILSEKIEKLQQLVEKGEGGEKTNAEKAIQNILIEKGFTRQELDNPETRLLSIIERRIQKKEDILKEIKVESLSFNSFYEFSLRIIPIICKENKIDFDITNYKFLLKKFYKGGQLEKTLNEDFDTSLFEEPFIVFEIDAIKDDPELFPIVTLIIMDVFIQKMRLKKNRKALIIEEAWKAIASPMMAGYILYLYKTVRKFWGMAMVVTQELEDIISNPVVKNSIISNSDIICLLDQSKFIDKYQEIANLLSLTEVNQKQIFTINQLPNKENRNRFNEVFIKRGNYGNVFGVEVSLHEYFTFTTERIEKDAVGYYHIIYGSFQTGLDNFIIDLKSSKLKNMDWVLQVNKVLGYHSDDGSLKDILNIIGEQPLYKYILDKYKWITNR; the protein is encoded by the coding sequence ATGAAAAAGAAAAGTGAATTTGAAGCTCCTTATATTGGTATTGAAACAATAGACAATACTCCTATATTCTATAACCGAAGGGGCGACTATTCTGTTATCATTAAATGTGAAAATCCTATAATACAGTATTCAGCAGATATGGATGCTTACTATGATTTTCACCACTTATTTACTAATATCCTCAAAGTATTAGGAACTGGATATACAATACAAAAACAGGATATTCTATGTAAAAAATCATTTTTACCACCCCAGAATAGGAAGAACGACTATTTATCAAATCGTTATTTTGAACATTTTAAAGGACGAATATATACTGATATTTCTACTTATCTTGTTATTACAGGAGAAGTAGAAAGGTCTAAATTCTTTTCTTTTGACCCTCGAAGGTTTGATACTTTTATTAGAAACATCACAAAAGTATTAGGACTATTCGCTAACAGAGGAATAAGAGCTAAACTATTAAATGAAAATGAAATAGAAATATATATAAAAAGATTTCTATCTATCAATTTCAATCAGCAAACAGTAAGCCTAAAAAATATCAAAGCAAGAGAAGAAAATCTTATAATTGGAGAAAAAAACGTACAGTGCATTTCTCTTGTAGATATTGACGAAGTTAATTTTCCTTCTGTTATAAAACCATATAAAGAGGTCAATATTGGGCTAAGGTTTCCTGTTGACTTACTCTCTTTTTTGCATGATACACCAGGTATAGACACAATTATCTATAATCAAGTAATAAATATTCCAGACCAACGAAACGAAGCAAACAAATTAGAAGGCAAAAAGAAAAAACATAAAGGAATGCCTGACCCTGCAAATGATTTATGTGTAGAAGACATAGAACGAGTGCAGTCGGATATTGCCAGAGAAGGGCAAATGCTTGTATATGCACATTATAATATAATTCTTGCTGGTCTTGATGATATTAGTAAGGCTATCAACTATGTTGAAACATCTCTTTTTGATTGTGGCATTATTATTAATAAACAATGCTTCAACCAATTAGAATTATTCGAATGTGCACTGCCAGGAAACGCAATCAACCTAAACAGTTATGACAAATTTCTAACAACTTCCGATGCTGCAATTTGTCTTTTGTTCAAGGAAAAATTACAAGTAACAGAAAACAGCCCTTTTCTTACTTATTTTACAGACAGACAAGGATTGCCTGTTGGAATAGATATGTCCGGGAAAGAAGGTGAGAAAAAATATACAAATAACTCCAACTTCTTTGTTTTAGGTCCAAGTGGTTCTGGTAAGTCTTTCTATGTCAACTCCAAAGTAAGACAATGGGTTTTAGATAACACTGATATTGTATTGGTAGATACAGGGCATAGTTATTCAGGAATGTGCGAATACTATCATGGCAAATACATTACTTATTCTGAAAGCAAGCCTATATCTATGAATCCTTTCCGAATTACTGAAGAAGAGTATAATGTAGAAAAGAAAAACTTTCTTAAATCATTAATTTTCCTGATATGGAAAGGTGCAAATGGTGAGGTCAAAAAGCAAGAAGAAGAAATTATGGATATTACCATAGAAAAATACTATTCTTTCTACTTTCATCCCTTTAATGGTTATTCAGATGCGGAAAAAGAAGCCATACGTGAAAATTTACTACTCGAATTTCAAGTCAATGAAGAAGAATTTGAAAACGAAAGGGAAAAAGAAGAACGCAAGATACTTTCCGAAAAAATAGAGAAATTACAGCAACTAGTAGAAAAAGGAGAAGGCGGAGAAAAAACCAACGCAGAAAAAGCGATACAAAACATTCTCATCGAAAAAGGCTTTACACGCCAAGAGCTTGATAATCCTGAAACTAGATTACTTTCTATAATAGAAAGACGAATCCAGAAGAAGGAAGATATATTGAAAGAAATAAAAGTTGAAAGCTTATCTTTTAACTCTTTCTACGAATTTTCCCTACGCATTATACCTATCATTTGCAAAGAGAACAAAATTGATTTTGATATTACTAACTATAAGTTTCTATTAAAAAAATTCTATAAAGGAGGACAGTTAGAAAAAACTCTTAATGAGGATTTTGACACTTCCCTTTTTGAAGAACCCTTTATAGTTTTTGAAATTGATGCAATTAAAGATGACCCTGAATTATTTCCAATAGTAACCTTAATTATTATGGACGTTTTTATTCAAAAAATGAGATTAAAAAAGAACAGAAAGGCATTAATAATTGAAGAAGCATGGAAAGCCATAGCTAGCCCTATGATGGCTGGCTATATACTCTATTTGTATAAAACAGTTCGTAAATTTTGGGGTATGGCAATGGTTGTTACTCAAGAACTGGAGGACATAATTAGTAATCCTGTAGTCAAAAACTCTATAATCAGCAACTCCGATATTATATGCCTATTAGACCAAAGTAAATTTATAGACAAATATCAAGAAATAGCAAATCTTTTATCCCTAACGGAAGTAAATCAAAAGCAAATATTTACCATAAATCAACTTCCCAATAAAGAAAACCGTAATCGGTTTAATGAAGTATTTATAAAAAGAGGAAATTATGGAAATGTATTTGGAGTAGAGGTTTCTCTACACGAATATTTCACATTTACTACAGAACGAATTGAAAAAGATGCTGTTGGATATTATCATATCATTTATGGTAGTTTCCAAACAGGATTGGATAATTTTATAATAGACCTAAAATCTTCCAAATTAAAAAATATGGATTGGGTTTTACAAGTCAATAAGGTACTAGGGTATCACTCCGATGATGGAAGCCTAAAAGATATACTTAACATCATAGGGGAACAACCATTATATAAGTATATCCTAGATAAATACAAATGGATTACAAACCGTTAA
- a CDS encoding plasmid transfer protein, with product MNELIDKFLFELFDGLRDKTTVLFGEFIADAQALAAIFMLLYFGVESFKMMSGDKKLEIIPLLRPFALGLVLMFWIPFINLISYPGELLTARSKAMFTNQIEEVELLSRNRYALIDSVAVELLHTSLEVERAENEVKDKKWYDFSIDFSAIGDKIAGLYVYVVAKVKMIMFNIIEFIVVTFWQVCTYFVFFLQIIFTGILVILGPLAFAFSVLPAFRDAYIQWIARFVSVSLYSCIAYIVLSISLVVMQYGIEREIEILEYALRNEAAFVMYVGMTSGGVNSFLLTALLGAFAMLTIPFVSTWIVSTTGVGQAVGGMVGGAAIATKAVAAPATGGASAAM from the coding sequence ATGAATGAGTTAATAGATAAATTCTTATTTGAATTATTTGATGGACTAAGAGATAAAACAACTGTTCTATTCGGAGAATTTATTGCGGATGCACAAGCATTGGCAGCAATCTTTATGTTGTTATATTTTGGAGTAGAAAGCTTCAAAATGATGAGTGGAGATAAAAAATTAGAGATTATCCCGTTATTGCGTCCATTCGCACTGGGATTGGTTCTTATGTTCTGGATTCCCTTTATTAATCTAATCAGTTATCCCGGAGAGTTATTAACAGCACGAAGCAAGGCTATGTTTACGAATCAGATAGAAGAAGTAGAATTACTTTCTCGTAATAGATATGCACTCATTGATAGCGTAGCAGTAGAGTTATTACATACTTCATTAGAAGTTGAAAGAGCCGAAAATGAAGTTAAGGATAAGAAATGGTATGATTTTAGTATAGACTTCTCAGCTATTGGAGACAAGATAGCTGGATTATATGTATATGTAGTCGCTAAGGTTAAAATGATAATGTTTAATATCATTGAATTTATTGTCGTTACTTTTTGGCAAGTATGTACCTATTTTGTCTTTTTCCTACAAATCATATTCACAGGAATATTAGTTATTCTTGGTCCACTAGCTTTTGCATTCTCTGTTTTACCTGCATTTCGGGATGCTTATATACAATGGATAGCTCGTTTTGTCAGTGTTAGTTTATATTCATGTATTGCATATATAGTATTATCAATTTCTTTAGTAGTAATGCAATATGGGATAGAAAGAGAAATTGAAATTTTAGAATATGCGCTTAGAAATGAAGCTGCATTTGTCATGTATGTCGGAATGACCTCTGGAGGTGTCAATAGCTTCCTTCTTACAGCATTACTTGGAGCATTTGCCATGCTTACAATACCTTTTGTTTCTACATGGATTGTAAGTACAACTGGAGTAGGGCAAGCAGTAGGAGGCATGGTTGGAGGAGCAGCCATCGCAACCAAAGCTGTAGCAGCTCCGGCTACAGGTGGAGCCAGTGCAGCTATGTAA
- the traK gene encoding conjugative transposon protein TraK: protein MIIKNLENKIKLAGILSIGCFATSIVISGMVLAFCFSLVKAERKKIYVLDNDVPVLVKQTGTEVNLEVECKSHINLFHTLFFTLPPDDEFIKYNMEKAMYLIDDSGLKQYNNLKEKGYFNTILASSATVTIMTDSIKVDMNNLSFEYYGIQRIERETSILKRQLVTTGKLRQIPRTENNPHGLIITDWKTILNKDLDYKVKKNF from the coding sequence ATGATTATTAAAAACTTAGAAAATAAAATCAAATTAGCCGGAATTTTATCCATTGGCTGTTTTGCAACTAGTATAGTTATTTCAGGTATGGTACTAGCCTTTTGTTTCTCTTTAGTAAAAGCTGAAAGAAAAAAAATATATGTTTTGGATAATGATGTCCCTGTACTAGTAAAACAAACTGGTACAGAAGTCAACTTGGAAGTCGAATGTAAGAGCCACATAAATCTATTCCACACTTTATTTTTCACATTACCACCAGACGATGAATTTATAAAATACAACATGGAAAAAGCCATGTATCTAATTGATGATAGCGGATTAAAACAATATAATAATTTAAAAGAAAAAGGATATTTCAACACCATATTAGCGAGTTCTGCAACAGTAACAATTATGACAGATAGTATCAAGGTGGACATGAACAACCTATCTTTTGAGTACTATGGCATCCAACGTATAGAGCGAGAAACCTCTATTCTAAAAAGGCAACTTGTAACTACAGGGAAATTAAGACAAATTCCACGTACTGAAAATAATCCTCATGGACTTATTATCACAGATTGGAAAACGATACTAAACAAAGACCTAGATTATAAAGTAAAAAAGAATTTCTAA
- the traM gene encoding conjugative transposon protein TraM has translation MKQIDIKKPKYIIPILILPFILGIGWLVKDMINSAPAEETTLVETEELNLDIPDANLEKREIKSKFESLKGAFNKSSDYSSIQTIDKEEEVSEIESSGSLYSNDEIRQIDSLNQASRIREKELEQQIKGFPTIDESSQTETRKAPEKSKMQEEMELFKMQMAYIDSLQNPRPRTPQKKQDEKPKEKAIEVVKAKNPAEVYFNTVGKEQKTSLITAILDETLKVTDGSRVRIRLLDDIMINDALLTKGTYLYGNVSGFKAQRVHINISSIMVDGRQMKVDLSVYDNDGQEGFFVPSSAFRDLSKDVGAQIGSQTIQMNSQSEGVEQFALGALQDAYRSTTQALSKNIKKNKAKLKYNTQVFLVNNKDKEQ, from the coding sequence ATGAAACAGATTGATATTAAAAAGCCTAAGTACATCATTCCGATACTCATCCTACCTTTTATTCTAGGGATAGGATGGCTAGTTAAGGATATGATAAACTCTGCCCCAGCAGAAGAAACTACATTAGTAGAAACGGAAGAATTAAATCTTGATATTCCTGATGCTAATTTAGAAAAAAGAGAGATAAAAAGTAAATTTGAATCACTCAAAGGAGCTTTCAATAAATCTTCTGATTATTCATCAATACAAACCATAGATAAAGAAGAAGAAGTTAGCGAAATTGAAAGTTCTGGTTCTCTTTACTCCAATGATGAAATAAGGCAAATTGACAGTTTAAATCAAGCTTCTAGAATCCGAGAAAAGGAATTGGAACAACAAATAAAAGGATTTCCTACTATAGATGAATCAAGTCAAACAGAAACTAGGAAAGCTCCTGAAAAATCCAAGATGCAAGAAGAAATGGAGCTTTTTAAAATGCAAATGGCTTATATAGATTCATTACAAAATCCACGTCCTAGAACACCTCAAAAAAAACAAGATGAAAAGCCAAAAGAAAAGGCTATAGAAGTTGTAAAAGCGAAAAATCCCGCAGAAGTATATTTTAATACTGTAGGGAAAGAACAAAAAACTTCACTAATCACAGCTATATTAGATGAAACTTTAAAAGTAACAGATGGTAGCCGAGTACGCATACGGCTTCTAGATGATATAATGATTAATGACGCTCTTTTAACTAAAGGCACTTACCTATATGGGAATGTATCTGGCTTTAAAGCTCAAAGAGTACACATTAATATTTCCTCTATAATGGTTGATGGCAGACAAATGAAAGTAGATTTATCTGTATATGATAATGACGGACAAGAAGGTTTCTTTGTTCCTTCATCAGCTTTTAGAGATTTGAGTAAAGATGTTGGAGCGCAAATAGGAAGCCAAACTATACAAATGAACAGCCAATCAGAAGGAGTAGAACAATTCGCTTTAGGTGCTTTACAAGATGCTTACCGTAGTACAACCCAAGCTCTTTCCAAAAACATCAAAAAAAACAAAGCCAAATTAAAATATAACACACAAGTTTTTTTAGTAAACAACAAAGATAAAGAACAATAA
- the traN gene encoding conjugative transposon protein TraN: MRKIFIALCTMVSVITGNAQNTPIGENIELAGENPEELKVIYVNKDVSTHFIAMEDIKYVDISVNDIVGDIPTGNSLRIKPTKEGASGVITIVTERFFVQYMLVYSSDLAKAYTRFNIPYADLRSYMNPEVNLTKAQMYDYAHRMFISKNKFYDVSSKSNLMKIVLNNIYTLDKYFFIDISMINKTKIRYDIDQIRFKIEDKKQTKATNFQSIEILPLMQVNKNLVFKKNYRNIFVFEKFTFPDEKVLTIEISEKQISGRTITLRIDYADILHADAFTE, encoded by the coding sequence ATGAGAAAGATTTTTATTGCATTATGCACAATGGTTTCTGTTATTACAGGAAATGCACAGAACACCCCTATTGGAGAAAACATCGAGCTTGCAGGTGAAAACCCAGAAGAACTAAAGGTTATATACGTCAACAAAGATGTTTCAACGCATTTTATAGCTATGGAAGATATAAAATATGTTGATATATCAGTCAATGATATTGTTGGCGATATTCCTACTGGTAACTCTCTTAGAATAAAGCCCACAAAAGAAGGAGCTAGTGGAGTTATCACCATTGTTACAGAAAGATTTTTCGTACAATATATGCTAGTATATAGTAGCGATTTAGCAAAAGCATACACTCGCTTTAATATCCCTTATGCTGATTTACGTAGCTATATGAATCCAGAAGTGAACTTAACCAAAGCACAAATGTATGATTACGCACATAGAATGTTTATTTCAAAAAATAAATTCTATGATGTTTCCAGTAAAAGTAACCTAATGAAAATTGTACTAAACAATATCTACACATTAGATAAGTATTTCTTTATTGATATTTCTATGATTAATAAAACAAAAATACGATATGATATAGACCAAATACGCTTCAAAATAGAAGATAAAAAACAAACAAAGGCTACTAATTTTCAATCTATAGAAATACTTCCATTGATGCAAGTTAATAAGAATCTTGTTTTCAAGAAGAACTATCGAAATATTTTTGTCTTTGAAAAATTTACTTTCCCAGACGAAAAAGTTCTTACCATAGAAATATCTGAAAAACAGATTTCAGGACGTACTATAACATTAAGAATTGATTATGCAGACATTCTTCATGCAGATGCTTTTACTGAATAA
- a CDS encoding OmpA family protein, producing the protein MKKKIIILAAFVVTFFTACTSTHMITFSNAELSDKEKDMIENNSNYSTASIVGGSAKLVKEERDKAIQEKIEARRNKLKAIDGLSISSYKDKNGKEQFKATAQSEILFKFDSYELNEEAQKMLSDLCNIISEIPNTKIKIIGHTDNIGEKQYNIILSKNRAAAVGNYLRTAGIETNNITEDGKGYSEPIADNTSEAGRAKNRRVEIFITNDEY; encoded by the coding sequence ATGAAAAAGAAAATAATTATACTAGCAGCCTTCGTTGTTACATTTTTTACCGCATGTACTTCAACGCATATGATAACTTTCAGTAACGCTGAACTAAGCGACAAAGAAAAAGACATGATAGAAAATAATAGTAACTATTCAACCGCTTCAATAGTTGGTGGAAGTGCAAAATTAGTTAAAGAGGAAAGAGATAAAGCTATCCAAGAAAAGATAGAAGCTAGAAGAAATAAACTAAAAGCTATTGATGGCTTATCAATCTCCAGCTATAAAGATAAAAATGGAAAAGAACAGTTTAAAGCAACAGCTCAAAGTGAAATCCTATTCAAATTTGATTCATATGAATTAAATGAAGAAGCTCAAAAAATGCTTTCTGACTTATGTAATATCATTAGTGAAATACCCAATACTAAGATTAAAATAATTGGGCATACTGACAATATAGGAGAAAAACAATACAATATCATACTTTCTAAAAATAGAGCAGCAGCAGTAGGAAATTACCTTAGAACCGCTGGTATAGAAACAAACAACATAACAGAAGATGGAAAAGGATATAGCGAACCCATTGCAGACAATACAAGTGAAGCTGGACGTGCTAAAAATAGGAGAGTAGAAATATTTATCACAAATGATGAATATTAA
- a CDS encoding DUF3791 domain-containing protein — protein METNQTYQNELGSAMLPFVMRELVDTVMKRKTLPLEDALYYIYSSNLYKALLDENTKLWYSSTLSLYEALEKEKTEQKKVQKDNPKILLFQMFCAENYRETKNISAKETLLLFSNHGVFEFLYENFEMLHTQDTEYILDTIITYINKKA, from the coding sequence ATGGAAACTAATCAAACATATCAAAATGAACTTGGTTCGGCTATGCTCCCATTTGTTATGAGAGAATTGGTTGATACAGTCATGAAAAGAAAAACGCTACCTTTAGAAGATGCGTTATACTATATATATTCTTCCAATTTGTACAAGGCATTATTGGACGAGAACACAAAACTATGGTATTCAAGTACATTATCACTTTATGAAGCATTAGAAAAAGAGAAAACAGAACAGAAGAAAGTACAAAAGGACAATCCAAAGATATTGCTTTTTCAAATGTTTTGTGCTGAAAATTACAGGGAAACTAAAAATATAAGTGCTAAAGAAACTCTTTTGCTGTTTTCCAATCATGGCGTTTTTGAATTTCTATATGAAAATTTTGAAATGCTGCACACACAAGATACAGAGTATATATTAGATACTATAATAACTTATATCAATAAAAAGGCATGA
- a CDS encoding DUF3990 domain-containing protein encodes MKLYHGSTVTVKSPNIQKGRKATDFGKGFYTTTNFEQAKKWAILKRNREHGKKAVVSVYEVPDNILDREFSVLRFDGATKEWLEFVVNNRRGKGKNSYDLIMGPVANDQLYATIRLYEQGVVTADAAIEMLKTHKLFNQLSFHTVKVIPLLKFTESIEV; translated from the coding sequence ATGAAACTATATCACGGCTCAACAGTTACCGTCAAATCCCCTAATATACAGAAAGGGCGTAAAGCTACTGACTTTGGAAAAGGATTCTATACGACAACTAATTTTGAACAGGCTAAGAAGTGGGCAATACTCAAAAGAAATCGGGAACATGGTAAAAAAGCGGTCGTTTCAGTTTATGAAGTCCCCGATAATATTCTTGATAGAGAGTTTTCAGTCCTTCGATTTGATGGGGCTACAAAAGAGTGGCTGGAGTTTGTAGTTAATAACCGCAGAGGAAAAGGAAAAAACAGCTATGATTTAATAATGGGACCCGTTGCCAATGACCAGTTATATGCAACAATCCGGCTTTATGAACAAGGTGTTGTTACGGCTGATGCAGCGATTGAAATGCTAAAGACCCATAAGCTTTTTAACCAACTTTCATTTCATACAGTGAAAGTTATTCCATTATTAAAATTCACAGAATCTATTGAAGTATAA
- a CDS encoding zeta toxin family protein, which translates to MQRYEVEAIFEQKKDGLFEDINISSQKPIAIILGGQPACGKSTLINVAKKDHPNLDFLTVNGDLYRQFHPNKELIKDPIKYPIETQIFSSVFTERLIEEAIKRKCNIIIEGTMRNPDVPLKTAQKFKDAGFRVEAYIIAAPKEFTQLGLYNRYQEEVLSKGQGRLADIDSHNKAVNGLMKSANQLYSDKAVDKISIHTYLAKERIKDFNLVNGEWSCKSMPSIFIDESRSKQMKNKEILNTNIQRGKELIESVTNPEVKKGMKEALSQLQSSLEKVQRQEKGLKKGFF; encoded by the coding sequence ATGCAACGCTATGAAGTAGAAGCCATCTTTGAACAAAAAAAAGATGGCTTATTTGAGGACATCAATATATCATCACAAAAGCCTATTGCTATAATCTTAGGTGGACAACCAGCTTGCGGAAAAAGCACTCTTATAAATGTTGCAAAGAAAGACCATCCTAACTTAGATTTTCTCACTGTTAATGGTGACCTTTACAGACAGTTTCACCCCAATAAGGAACTAATAAAAGACCCTATTAAATACCCCATTGAAACCCAGATTTTTTCTAGCGTTTTTACAGAAAGACTAATAGAAGAAGCCATTAAACGGAAATGCAATATTATTATAGAAGGAACTATGAGAAATCCAGATGTACCTTTAAAGACAGCACAAAAATTTAAAGATGCAGGATTTAGAGTTGAAGCATATATTATTGCAGCCCCCAAGGAGTTTACCCAACTAGGACTTTACAACAGGTATCAAGAAGAAGTACTAAGTAAAGGACAAGGACGATTAGCCGATATTGATTCACATAACAAAGCCGTAAATGGACTAATGAAATCTGCAAATCAATTATACAGTGATAAGGCTGTAGATAAGATTTCTATCCACACCTACTTAGCGAAAGAAAGAATTAAAGATTTCAATCTAGTAAATGGTGAATGGAGTTGCAAAAGTATGCCATCTATTTTTATAGATGAAAGTCGTTCAAAACAGATGAAGAATAAAGAAATACTTAACACTAACATTCAAAGAGGAAAAGAGCTTATTGAATCCGTAACGAATCCTGAAGTAAAAAAAGGAATGAAAGAAGCTCTGTCACAACTTCAATCTTCACTAGAAAAAGTTCAAAGACAAGAAAAAGGATTAAAAAAAGGTTTCTTCTGA
- a CDS encoding M23 family metallopeptidase, translating into MKNKFIMFFTYSLFFSVNGYCQFNTVLQKKDIPKAEPVLATTENKLIEEKEKAVVVNDALTTERLAYWKQRRYLSLPIDSMVITSHYGKRKDPFTGKIANHRGIDLKGNNDYVYSIMPGMVVKTGKNKGLGNYVEVRHGDFTSIYGHLYSVLVNAKQAVEAGQPIGISGSTGRSTGEHLHFQMEYKDKTIDPKPILDYINEVIRTVKGQISQQIDNELRRK; encoded by the coding sequence ATGAAGAATAAATTTATCATGTTTTTTACTTATTCATTGTTTTTTTCAGTGAATGGCTACTGTCAGTTTAATACGGTATTACAGAAAAAGGATATTCCTAAAGCGGAACCTGTATTAGCAACGACAGAAAATAAATTGATAGAAGAAAAAGAAAAGGCTGTTGTCGTCAATGATGCTTTGACTACAGAACGACTTGCATACTGGAAGCAAAGAAGGTATTTATCTTTGCCCATTGATTCAATGGTGATAACTTCCCATTATGGTAAAAGAAAAGACCCATTTACTGGAAAAATAGCAAATCATAGAGGGATAGACCTTAAAGGCAACAACGACTATGTTTATTCGATAATGCCGGGAATGGTTGTAAAAACAGGAAAAAATAAAGGGTTGGGCAATTATGTAGAAGTGCGTCATGGTGATTTTACTTCTATCTATGGGCATTTATACAGTGTGCTTGTAAATGCGAAACAAGCTGTTGAAGCTGGGCAACCAATAGGCATTAGTGGAAGTACCGGGCGCAGCACAGGAGAACACTTACATTTTCAAATGGAATACAAAGATAAAACTATAGACCCTAAGCCAATTCTTGATTATATTAATGAGGTAATCAGAACTGTTAAAGGACAAATTTCACAGCAAATAGATAATGAGTTAAGACGCAAATAA
- a CDS encoding DUF4099 domain-containing protein has product MDKKQAIFNENDIPYKELELIGISKKQIWSLDKANITALLSGKRTSLLDLSFHDNNGEEISMKGKISLYWKDSNNAGVKVHPVRPEIMNDINLKPKELERLQDNEIITKTINNEKYLVQLDPETNELLKTKIKSISIPSNIKGVELDKQQKETLKSGKELILNVDKEKIAIRLDLNNPRGIKFLDFEQKQKIAYDRHNPQIIGTIHTDKNRNEYIEYMKGQKTTLGNESQSKVEHKFKL; this is encoded by the coding sequence ATGGATAAAAAGCAAGCTATTTTTAATGAAAATGATATTCCATATAAAGAATTAGAACTAATAGGAATATCAAAAAAACAGATATGGTCTTTGGATAAGGCAAATATCACAGCTCTATTATCTGGAAAGAGAACCAGTTTACTAGACCTTTCTTTTCACGATAATAATGGAGAAGAAATAAGTATGAAAGGAAAAATAAGTTTGTACTGGAAAGATAGCAACAATGCTGGCGTTAAAGTTCATCCAGTCAGACCAGAAATAATGAATGATATAAACCTTAAACCAAAGGAGTTAGAACGACTTCAAGATAACGAGATAATAACAAAAACTATTAACAATGAAAAATATCTCGTACAATTAGACCCTGAAACAAACGAATTGCTTAAAACAAAAATCAAAAGTATTTCAATACCTTCAAACATAAAAGGTGTTGAGCTGGATAAGCAACAAAAGGAAACTCTAAAATCAGGTAAGGAATTAATTTTGAATGTTGACAAAGAAAAAATTGCCATAAGATTAGATTTAAATAATCCAAGAGGAATAAAATTCCTAGACTTCGAGCAGAAACAGAAAATAGCTTATGACCGGCATAACCCACAAATTATAGGAACTATTCATACTGATAAAAACAGAAATGAATATATAGAATACATGAAAGGACAAAAAACAACACTTGGAAATGAATCGCAATCTAAAGTAGAACATAAATTCAAATTATAA